The following DNA comes from Pseudomonadota bacterium.
GTAGCCCGCGAGGGCATCGAGCACGTGTTGCCACGGTCTGAAGGACGTGGGGTTTCTCACTTCGATGGCTCTTCTATTCGAAAGCGCCCTGACGCAATCCGGAATCAGTCGGTCCAGTCCCCAATCGCCCCCGCCGATGACGTTTCCCGCCCTACTCGTTGCACAACCCACGAGTCGCCTCCCGGGTGCGTTGAAGAAGGACCGCCTATAGGATGCAACGGCGAGTTCCGCAGCGCCCTTGCTCGCGCTGTAGGGGTCGTGTCCACCCATGGGATCGTTCTCGCGGTAAGAGAACTCCCACTCCTTATTTTCATAACACTTGTCGCTGGTGATTATGACCGCGGCCTTGGCCGAATCTGTCACGCGGATGCATTCGAGCAAATTGACGGTGCCAAGTACGTTGATGTCGAAGGTTTCTTTGGGAGTGTCGTAAGACTGTCGGACGATCGCCTGTGCTGCGAGATGAAAGACGATCTCCGGTCTTGTTTCTTTGAACAGCTTCAGGAGGCCATCCGCGCTTCTGATGTCTACGACCTCGTGACGAATTCTCTTTTCCAGCGCACACAGTTCGAAATGTGATGGTTTCGTTTCCGGGGGAAGCGCGACACCCACAACTTCGGCGCCCAGTTCCGCAAGCCACAATCCGAGCCACGACCCCTTGAACCCCGTGTGCCCGGTCAGCAGGACTCGCTGGCCTTTGTATTTTTTTGATAGCAAGTCGCGCATCACCATATTCTCCACGGTGCCTTGTCGGCGTTCCAGGCCTCGTTGAGCATCGTCCAGTCGCGCGGTGTGTCCACGCATTGCCAGAAGTCATCGTGACGGAAAATCGCGAGCTCGCCGTCCGTTGCGGCCGTCTCCATGGGCTTTCGCTCCAACATCGTCGCGTCGTCCAGGCCCAACAAGTAGCGATCTATGTACTCCCGCCGAAACACCATGTAGCCGCCGTTGATGTGGCGTTCCGTCGCAAGCGGCTTTTCCCTCATGGACACGACCCGGTCGTCCACGACCTCAAGCTCGCCGAACCGGCTCGGGGAGATGACGCCCGTGATGGTCTGCAGCTTGGAGTGATCTCGATGGAACCGCTCGAGGGCATTGAGGTCCACGTTGCTCACGCCGTCGCCGTACGTCAGCATGAAGTCGTCCCCGGTCAGGTGCTTCACGATTCGCTTGAGGCGACCGCCCGTTCCGGTATCCTTTCCGGTCTCGACGAGCGTGACCTTCCAGTCCATTTCAGAGCAGTCGTTGAGGATCTGAATCGAGTGCGTCGCGCCCAGTCGAACCGTCAAGTCCGACTCCATGGCGTGGTAGTTGAGGAAGTATT
Coding sequences within:
- the rfbG gene encoding CDP-glucose 4,6-dehydratase; translated protein: MRDLLSKKYKGQRVLLTGHTGFKGSWLGLWLAELGAEVVGVALPPETKPSHFELCALEKRIRHEVVDIRSADGLLKLFKETRPEIVFHLAAQAIVRQSYDTPKETFDINVLGTVNLLECIRVTDSAKAAVIITSDKCYENKEWEFSYRENDPMGGHDPYSASKGAAELAVASYRRSFFNAPGRRLVGCATSRAGNVIGGGDWGLDRLIPDCVRALSNRRAIEVRNPTSFRPWQHVLDALAGYLLLGARLLDAPQKYSDAYNFGPTAGEELSVKDLVSIFLERWGSGSWDSNSPDGEPPHEARLLRLSSERARQRLGWKPRLETRTAVAWTADWYRMALEKGFSPGAMESTSVEQINKYMNVS
- a CDS encoding glucose-1-phosphate cytidylyltransferase, whose protein sequence is MQVVILCGGQGTRLREVSENLIPKPMVTVGDHPILWHIMKHYSHFGYNDFILCLGHLGWKIKEYFLNYHAMESDLTVRLGATHSIQILNDCSEMDWKVTLVETGKDTGTGGRLKRIVKHLTGDDFMLTYGDGVSNVDLNALERFHRDHSKLQTITGVISPSRFGELEVVDDRVVSMREKPLATERHINGGYMVFRREYIDRYLLGLDDATMLERKPMETAATDGELAIFRHDDFWQCVDTPRDWTMLNEAWNADKAPWRIW